From a region of the Tenggerimyces flavus genome:
- a CDS encoding aldo/keto reductase — MEQRYLGRTGLKVSRLALGTMTWGRDTDEHEARDQLLAFVDAGGTLVDTAAGYADGDSERVLGSFIGDLVPRDLLVVATKSGISRRTGTRVVDVSRRTLLADLEGSLRRLRLECVDLWQVHTWSDAAPLEETLSALDYAVSSGRARYVGVSNYSGWQTGRAVTYQQAWPGRAPIVSTQVEYSLLQRGIEREVLPAAASLGLGVLPWSPLGRGVLTGKYRSGTPADSRAASPHFERFVGIYLDKRSHRVVDAVVRAADGLGLAPLEVALAWVRDRPGVTAPVVGARTAAQLRGSLTVEDVTLPPEITAALDDVSA, encoded by the coding sequence GTGGAGCAGCGCTATCTCGGTCGAACCGGTCTCAAGGTGTCCCGGTTGGCGCTCGGCACCATGACCTGGGGCCGCGACACCGACGAGCACGAGGCGCGCGACCAACTGCTCGCGTTCGTCGACGCGGGCGGGACGCTCGTGGACACGGCCGCCGGGTACGCCGACGGTGACAGCGAACGGGTGCTGGGCTCGTTCATCGGCGATCTCGTACCGCGCGACCTGCTCGTGGTGGCGACGAAGTCCGGCATCTCCCGGCGTACGGGCACCCGCGTGGTCGACGTGTCGCGGCGGACGCTGCTCGCCGATCTGGAGGGATCGCTGCGGCGGCTGCGGCTGGAGTGCGTGGACCTGTGGCAGGTGCACACGTGGAGCGACGCGGCACCGTTGGAGGAGACGCTGTCGGCGTTGGACTACGCGGTGTCGTCGGGCCGGGCGCGGTACGTGGGGGTGTCGAACTACTCGGGCTGGCAGACGGGCCGGGCGGTGACGTACCAGCAGGCGTGGCCCGGTCGGGCGCCGATCGTGTCGACGCAGGTGGAGTACTCGCTGCTGCAGCGCGGGATCGAACGCGAGGTGCTGCCGGCGGCTGCTTCGTTGGGCCTCGGGGTCCTGCCGTGGTCGCCGCTGGGGCGGGGCGTGCTGACCGGGAAGTACCGGTCCGGGACGCCGGCCGACTCGCGGGCCGCGTCGCCGCACTTCGAACGCTTCGTCGGGATCTACCTGGACAAGCGCTCGCACCGCGTGGTGGACGCGGTGGTCCGGGCGGCGGACGGCCTGGGCCTGGCGCCGTTGGAGGTGGCGTTGGCCTGGGTCCGCGACCGCCCCGGCGTGACGGCCCCGGTGGTGGGCGCCCGGACGGCCGCCCAGCTCCGCGGGTCCCTGACTGTGGAAGACGTCACCCTTCCGCCCGAGATCACCGCCGCCCTGGACGACGTCTCCGCCTGA
- a CDS encoding response regulator, with amino-acid sequence MTTKVLVADDHAAIRVGLVMILNGAEDIEVVGEASDGASAVSMARALRPDLVLMDVRMPGMDGIEATRELVADRVCEVLILTTFDLDDVVYGALRAGAAGFLLKSVDAARLVDSVRRVAAGDGVIEPSVTRRLLTTFATQAPEPVAAPPGLDDLTDRERDVLVCLGEGMSNQQIGKALFIGETTVKTHVSRVLAKLDLQSRVQAAILAQELGLTSGPSKG; translated from the coding sequence TTGACCACCAAGGTGTTGGTCGCCGACGACCACGCCGCGATCCGCGTCGGCCTGGTGATGATTCTCAACGGGGCCGAGGATATCGAGGTCGTCGGCGAGGCTTCCGACGGCGCTTCCGCGGTCTCGATGGCCCGAGCGTTGCGGCCCGACCTGGTGCTGATGGACGTACGCATGCCCGGCATGGATGGGATCGAGGCCACCCGCGAGCTCGTGGCGGACCGCGTGTGCGAGGTGCTGATCCTCACCACGTTCGACCTCGACGACGTCGTTTACGGGGCGTTGCGCGCCGGGGCGGCCGGGTTCCTGCTGAAGTCGGTCGACGCGGCACGGCTGGTCGACTCCGTACGACGCGTGGCTGCGGGCGACGGGGTGATCGAGCCGAGCGTGACCCGGCGGCTGCTGACCACGTTCGCCACCCAGGCGCCCGAGCCCGTCGCCGCCCCACCAGGACTGGACGACCTCACCGACCGCGAACGAGACGTGCTCGTCTGTCTCGGCGAGGGCATGTCGAACCAGCAGATCGGCAAGGCCCTGTTCATCGGCGAGACGACGGTGAAGACGCACGTGTCGCGAGTGCTGGCGAAGCTGGACCTCCAGTCGCGCGTACAGGCCGCGATCCTCGCGCAGGAGCTCGGGCTCACCTCGGGTCCTTCGAAAGGATGA